Proteins from a genomic interval of Bdellovibrio sp. GT3:
- a CDS encoding PilZ domain-containing protein: MSSDFQKMNIPAVDDKGQPFRRQYPRRAMKRKVGVLCDGTYFVVDSGEVGEGGMSIISDYLLSDGDEVVVSFQIPQGDFVFLRGVVRSTQKKQGDSRVTHGLSFSNINFATKRQIRAFVSARNQTSAA; this comes from the coding sequence ATGAGCAGTGATTTTCAGAAGATGAACATTCCAGCCGTGGATGACAAGGGACAGCCCTTCCGTCGTCAGTATCCGCGCCGTGCGATGAAGCGCAAGGTGGGTGTCCTGTGTGATGGCACTTACTTTGTGGTGGATTCTGGTGAGGTCGGTGAGGGTGGTATGTCGATCATTTCAGACTATCTGCTGAGTGACGGCGACGAGGTCGTTGTCAGCTTCCAGATCCCGCAAGGGGACTTCGTGTTCCTGCGTGGCGTGGTTCGCTCCACTCAAAAAAAACAGGGTGACTCTAGGGTCACCCATGGTCTTAGCTTCAGTAATATCAACTTCGCCACCAAAAGGCAGATTCGTGCCTTTGTCTCGGCAAGAAATCAAACATCGGCAGCGTAA
- the murJ gene encoding murein biosynthesis integral membrane protein MurJ, with product MSVEASGLKEERKKVFKRAFFMAGGTLTSRVLGLFRDMALAALFDRAVTDAWSAAFRLPNLFRRLFGEGALSVSFIPVFIDAQAQDLSGVRGRNLLNAIYTLLLIVLGVFTLWGLGSMEPLLKLLLDDSYLLNIEKWNMTVRMAQIMFGFVFFVCSYAYFMAVLNALGSFGLPAVAPALLNISMLVFTFMPSAWFPQVGDGLAWGVLVGGVLQAALLWWVLREKDFLPRFTLHLWSADVRRVLKNMVPGLLGAGLLQLATLVNLHFASGLGEGALSYVYWADRLLELPLSLVAVSIGAALLPTLSELAQKKETSQFQSVLQDHFLMNLFLAWPAAVGLFFLAEPIVEVLFYRGHFTVTDVLATSGVLKVYAGSLLMVSSVRVLIPAYYATKNTWVPAMTSILGLTLHIGMAPLWIEVLGLQGLVMSGLVASLLQLSLVIALMGTYAIPPRWSVMMRELAKILLSGVLMALPAIYFAGWVTGVTSSWAKVFLLALAIFTCLVVYGFSALKLKIEQGRFLLDYMKLKKLK from the coding sequence GTGTCTGTGGAGGCAAGCGGATTAAAAGAAGAACGCAAAAAGGTCTTCAAAAGAGCCTTTTTCATGGCTGGCGGGACCCTAACGAGCCGCGTTTTAGGCCTATTCCGCGATATGGCCCTGGCGGCGCTCTTTGATCGAGCGGTCACCGATGCTTGGTCGGCGGCTTTCCGTTTACCCAATCTTTTCCGGCGTCTTTTTGGTGAAGGCGCCCTTTCTGTGAGTTTCATTCCGGTTTTTATCGATGCTCAGGCTCAGGATTTAAGCGGGGTGCGGGGCCGGAATCTTTTAAATGCCATTTATACGTTGTTATTGATCGTTCTCGGAGTGTTTACACTGTGGGGGCTTGGCAGCATGGAGCCCCTTCTGAAGCTCCTTCTGGACGACAGCTATCTTTTGAATATTGAAAAATGGAACATGACCGTTCGTATGGCGCAGATCATGTTTGGATTTGTGTTCTTCGTTTGTTCCTATGCCTATTTTATGGCGGTTTTAAACGCCCTCGGAAGTTTCGGTTTGCCTGCGGTGGCTCCGGCCTTGCTGAATATCTCGATGCTGGTATTTACCTTCATGCCGTCCGCTTGGTTTCCCCAGGTTGGGGATGGTCTTGCCTGGGGTGTTTTGGTTGGGGGAGTCCTGCAGGCGGCATTGCTGTGGTGGGTGTTACGGGAAAAAGACTTTTTACCGCGCTTCACTTTGCATTTATGGAGTGCCGATGTTCGCAGAGTACTCAAGAACATGGTGCCAGGACTTTTGGGCGCCGGTCTTTTACAGTTGGCAACTCTTGTGAACTTGCACTTCGCCAGCGGATTGGGTGAAGGGGCGTTGTCCTACGTGTATTGGGCGGATCGTCTGCTGGAGCTGCCTTTGTCGCTGGTCGCAGTCAGTATCGGGGCGGCTTTGCTGCCAACACTAAGCGAACTGGCTCAAAAAAAAGAAACGTCTCAATTTCAAAGCGTGCTGCAAGATCATTTCTTAATGAATTTGTTTTTAGCGTGGCCGGCCGCCGTGGGTTTGTTCTTTCTGGCGGAACCTATTGTCGAGGTTCTATTTTATCGCGGGCATTTCACCGTGACCGATGTGCTGGCAACATCCGGGGTCTTAAAAGTTTATGCAGGAAGTTTGCTGATGGTGTCTTCCGTGCGCGTTTTGATTCCGGCATACTATGCGACTAAAAATACCTGGGTGCCGGCAATGACGTCTATACTGGGACTGACCTTGCATATCGGTATGGCGCCTTTGTGGATTGAAGTTTTGGGACTGCAAGGGTTGGTGATGTCGGGCCTGGTAGCTTCGTTGCTACAGTTGAGTTTGGTGATTGCCTTGATGGGGACTTACGCGATTCCACCGCGCTGGTCGGTCATGATGCGGGAGCTTGCTAAGATTTTGCTGTCAGGTGTGTTGATGGCGCTGCCAGCGATTTACTTTGCGGGGTGGGTGACCGGGGTCACTTCCAGTTGGGCGAAGGTGTTTTTGTTGGCTCTTGCTATCTTTACTTGTCTTGTGGTTTACGGCTTTTCGGCTTTGAAACTAAAAATCGAGCAGGGAAGATTCCTGCTCGATTATATGAAACTAAAAAAATTGAAATAG
- the rpsT gene encoding 30S ribosomal protein S20: MANHKSAAKRARQSIRKTAVNNARKSTVKTAEKKLVKAIEAKDVKALPELLKNFTAQVMKAAKTGVIKKETASRKISRLATRASAK, from the coding sequence TTGGCAAATCATAAGTCAGCAGCAAAAAGAGCTCGTCAATCTATCCGTAAAACAGCAGTAAACAATGCTCGTAAAAGCACTGTAAAAACAGCTGAAAAAAAACTTGTTAAAGCTATCGAAGCTAAAGACGTTAAAGCTCTTCCTGAGTTGTTGAAGAACTTCACAGCTCAAGTAATGAAAGCTGCTAAAACTGGCGTTATCAAAAAAGAAACGGCTTCTCGTAAAATCAGCCGTCTTGCTACTCGCGCTTCTGCAAAGTAA
- a CDS encoding LptE family protein: MDAILKGSRGILILSLMCMQFVTGCAYQLGVASRTIPGGYKQISVPVFKNKTQEPGIEVAFTNGLIHEFQRSRVARVVDNSLSEVAVIGQIDDVQYLPGAKRVSGETSSYLPDGSVIASEYRILLTVTVKVVRQADGTELWAGSFAGERTYAAPQVTLAGVNTVDPLYNLSARRQNIDLMANDLMLEAHDRITENF, translated from the coding sequence GTGGACGCAATACTTAAAGGCTCTCGTGGCATTCTGATTCTCTCTCTTATGTGCATGCAGTTTGTGACAGGCTGTGCTTACCAATTGGGCGTTGCCAGCCGTACAATTCCCGGCGGTTACAAACAGATTTCCGTGCCGGTTTTTAAAAATAAAACGCAAGAGCCGGGCATTGAAGTGGCTTTTACCAATGGTTTGATCCACGAATTTCAGCGCTCTCGTGTGGCCCGTGTCGTTGACAACTCCCTTTCCGAAGTCGCTGTGATCGGACAGATTGATGATGTTCAATATTTGCCGGGGGCAAAACGTGTTTCTGGAGAGACATCATCTTATTTGCCCGATGGCTCCGTCATCGCGTCAGAGTATCGTATTCTTCTGACAGTAACTGTCAAAGTCGTAAGACAAGCTGATGGAACTGAATTGTGGGCGGGAAGCTTTGCCGGGGAGCGTACATATGCAGCACCTCAGGTAACGCTTGCTGGCGTAAACACGGTGGATCCTCTTTACAATCTCTCCGCTAGACGGCAAAACATTGACCTCATGGCGAACGATTTAATGCTTGAGGCACACGATCGTATTACTGAAAATTTTTAA
- the holA gene encoding DNA polymerase III subunit delta gives MALIDSQKFYKDLEKGNLSPMYFLFGEEPYLLNQSVERFKYAVLTEGAIDFNYSLFYASDADIVQVRDAVETLPMMAPRRLVILKEAQELSDKEWAQLEPLIEEPVDSTCFVILASRVDKRKKQIRQLLDKADCVEFKKPYENQVPSWINYIAESLGLKISNDAIHLLHKLVGHHLTEIEAELKKLGEFVEGARRIEVSDVAQVVSRSKEESVFDFTKAVGLNDRVKALEYLVHLLDQGQNEIGIISLVARHIRILLAVKKGMEEGLHGAKLAHYAQVPPYFLENYVEQARLWTAKKLEQTMVVLSETDKALKSSPLSSHIWLENMVLKTCTA, from the coding sequence ATGGCATTAATTGATTCACAGAAATTTTATAAGGATTTGGAAAAGGGCAACCTTTCTCCGATGTACTTCCTTTTCGGGGAAGAGCCTTATTTGTTGAATCAAAGTGTGGAGCGTTTCAAATACGCAGTCCTGACCGAAGGCGCGATTGATTTCAATTACAGTTTGTTCTACGCCAGCGACGCTGACATCGTTCAAGTGCGCGATGCGGTTGAAACCTTGCCGATGATGGCACCTCGTCGATTGGTGATCCTTAAAGAAGCTCAGGAATTGTCTGATAAGGAATGGGCTCAGTTGGAACCCTTGATTGAGGAGCCGGTGGACAGCACTTGTTTCGTGATCCTGGCTTCGCGCGTGGATAAGCGTAAAAAACAAATCCGTCAGTTGCTGGATAAAGCCGATTGCGTGGAGTTCAAAAAACCTTACGAAAATCAGGTTCCTTCCTGGATCAATTACATCGCTGAATCCCTTGGTTTGAAAATTTCCAACGATGCGATTCACTTGTTGCATAAACTTGTGGGGCATCATCTGACCGAGATCGAAGCCGAGCTAAAAAAACTCGGGGAGTTCGTTGAGGGGGCCCGTCGTATTGAAGTTTCTGATGTGGCTCAGGTCGTTTCCCGCTCCAAGGAAGAAAGTGTTTTTGATTTCACCAAAGCCGTCGGTTTGAATGACCGTGTGAAAGCTTTGGAATATCTGGTTCATCTTTTGGATCAGGGGCAAAACGAAATCGGGATCATCTCTTTGGTGGCTCGCCATATCCGTATTTTGCTGGCGGTAAAAAAAGGGATGGAAGAGGGGCTTCACGGAGCCAAGCTTGCGCATTATGCCCAGGTGCCTCCGTATTTCCTTGAAAACTACGTCGAACAAGCGCGTCTGTGGACGGCTAAAAAACTAGAGCAAACCATGGTCGTCCTTTCTGAGACCGACAAGGCACTGAAATCATCGCCTCTATCGAGCCATATCTGGCTTGAAAACATGGTTCTTAAAACCTGCACAGCCTAG